One window of the Eucalyptus grandis isolate ANBG69807.140 chromosome 6, ASM1654582v1, whole genome shotgun sequence genome contains the following:
- the LOC120294937 gene encoding thionin-like protein 2 produces MPTVMIMVVLMLWVPRVQSSNYELCKLLCRLECSFVEHRKGCILKCIANNCRRPIPEGVGYCRLGCVISTCSGFGSDADADNASRCADACSDSCTKSYNIASISTMKNQKNN; encoded by the exons ATGCCGACGGTGATGATAATGGTGGTATTGATGCTGTGGGTTCCAAGGGTGCAATCCTCCAACTATGAGTTGTGCAAGTTGCTGTGCAGGCTTGAATGTAGTTTTGTGGAGCACAGGAAAGGTTGTATTTTGAAATGTATTGCGAACAACTGCCGACGCCCGATCCCGGAAGGCGTCGGCTATTGCAGGCTTGGTTGCGTGATCTCTACGTGTTCTGGCTTCGGGAGTGATGCTG ATGCCGACAATGCGTCAAGATGTGCGGATGCATGTTCTGATAGTTGCACAAAATCTTACAATATTGCCTCAATTTCGACTATGAAGAACCAGAAAAACAATTGA